The genomic DNA TCGGGGTCGTCGCTCTTGCCCGCCTTGGCGGTCAGCGCGATGAGCACGTGGATGTTCTCGGGGTCGGTCTCCTCGAGGTTGGCCAGCACCGAGTCGCGCATGGCGCGGAAGCGGCTGTCGAGGAAGCCGCTGAGGCGGAGCTGGGCCACGAGGCGGCGGTGGTCGTCGGCGATGGCGGCGGTGAGGCTGTCGGCGCGGGCGACCTCGGTCTGCATGTGCTCGCGTTCGCCGAGGCGGGCGAAGGCCATGGCCCGGGCGATGGAGGCCTCGGCGAGGGTCGGGTCGAGATCGAGGGCCCGACCGAGCTTGCTCACCGCCGAGCGCAGCCGGAAGGCGTTGGCGTCGCGGGTGCCGTCCTCGCAGAGGGCGACGGCCTCGGGGTTGTCCGAAAGGGCGTGCTCGTCTTCGCCGCCGGTCAGGACCAGGCCCAGACCGATCAGCAGGGCCGCCGCCAAGAGGATGAAAACAAACGACTTCACTTATCGCCTCCGTCAAGGATGAGGCTGGACCGGGCGCGCGGGGGCGCGGGCCGCCGTCCGGGACCACCATTGCTACGGCGCTTTCCCGCAGGAAGTTGCAGGAAACCGCCCGGATTCTTGCCAGGGCCGGGACCCCGTGCCGCTAGGGCCGGGCCCCCTCGGCGACCGCCACCTCGTCCACGGCGGCGGCGGCCACGATCTTCAGGCCGATCATCGTGATGTCGTCGTCGGCCACCTGTCCGGCCGAACGCCCGCTGTAGGCGCGCAGTTCGGTGTCGATGCGGGCGAAGATGTCCTGCACCACGTCGTCGCGGTTCTCGCGCAGCACCTCGCTGAGGCGATCCTCCCCGAACTCGTCGTCGCCGTCGGGGTCCTTCGTCTCGGTCAGGCCGTCGGTGTAGAGGAAGAGCAGGTCGCCCGGAGCGAGGTCGACGTGGCCCTCCTCGTAGGTGCCGAAGTCGAAGGCGCCGAGGGGCAGGCCGCCCTTGTCGAGCAGCTCGACGGTGCCGTCGGCCCGCAGCAGCACCGGCGCGTTGTGGCCGCCGCTGCTGTATTCCAGGTGGCGCGTCACGGGATCGAAGACCGCCAGGAAGAGGGTGGCGAAGTGCTCCGGGTCGGTGCTGGCGTGGATCTGCTGGTTGATGCGTTCGAGCACCACGCCCGGCGAGTCGCAGTTGTAGCACTGGCCGCGCAGGGCGGCCTGGATGTTCGAGGCCAGCAGGGAGGCCGGCATCCCCTTGCCCGACACGTCGGCGATCACGAGGGCGAGCTTGCCGTCGGTGCGCTCGAACATGTCGTAGTAGTCGCCCGAGACCTGCTTGCTCGAGATGTTCACGGCCTCGATCTCGACGCCGGCGTAGCTGGGCAGGCGGCTGGGCAGCAGGCGCGACTGGATGCGCCGCGCCATGGCCATCTCCTCCTCGAGCTTCTGCTTGGCGACCTCCTCCTCGTAGAGGCGCGAATTCTCCACCTGCAGCGCCACCTGCCCGGCGACGATGGACAGCAGCTGCAACTCGTGCACCTGGTACTCGCCGTCGCCGCCGCGGTGGGGCAGGGCCATGATCCCCACCAGGCGGCCCTGGGCCACCATGGGCACCAGCAACTGGATGCCGTGCTCGACCAGGAAGTGCTGCTCCTTCACGCGGGCCTTCAGTTCGGCCTGCTCGCGGGTGATCGCCAGGCGGTCGTCGAGGCTCTCGAACTCGCCGGCGTCGGCCCACAGGGGCTCGCCCTGGCGCTCGAGCACCTGGGCGACGGCCTGCAACACCAGGCGCTCGGGGTAGTCGGGCCGGCGGCGGCGGCGGGATTCCTCGCGCCCCTCGTCGAGAGAGGGCTGGGGCAGGCGTCCGCTGATGCAGCCGCTGAGGTCGAAGGAAGGGAACTGGGCGTCGCCGTCGGCGGCGTAGACGGCCATGCCCGGCAGATCGAGCACGGTGACCAGGCGCTGGCCGACCCGCGTGAGCAGGGTCTCGCGCTGGATCAGGCGCGGGATCTCCTTGCTGAATTCCTCGATGAGCGCCGCCATGTTGTCGCGCGAGTGGTAGAAGCGGAAGTCGAGCCCCCGCTGCAGCCGCACCCGCACGGGCCACAGCAGGGCCGCCACGCCCAGGGTGGCGCCGGCCGCGAACAGGCCGCTCGTCGCCTCCACCAGCCCGAGGACCTTGCCGCCGAGCCACCACGTGCCGCCCAGGTAGATCGCCCAGATGGTCCCGGTCAGCAGCCCGTACGCGAGGTTGCGCTTGAGCAGCAGGTCGATCTGCAGCACCTGGTAGCGGGCCACGCAGTACCCGAACGAGATGGGGATCGCGGCCAGGGGCACCGCGCCCAGACGCGTCAGGCCCGTCTGGAAGTTCAGTTCCTCCATGCCGATCTTGAAGACGAGGAAGGGCACGACCGCGGCCAGGGTGCCGAAGGTGAGGATGCGCACACGCTGGCGCATGAGCGGGTCGCGATAGCTGAAATACCCGTGCAGCAGGGCGCTCAGGCCCAGCACGTAGTAGATGCCCAGGACGATCCAGCTCGCGGCGTGGATCTTCGCACCCTCGGCCCCGATGAACTGGTCGAGGCTGAACCGCACGTAGAACATGAGCGGCATGATGTAGAGCAGGGGCGCCAGGAACGGGTGCTGCGTGAGGGTGAACTTCTTGCGCGGGAAGACGAGGAAGAAGTGCAGGAACACCGCCGGCAGCATGAAGCGCGCGAGGGCGCCGATGTTCTGGGTGATGATGGCGCCGAGGAAGTAGCTCGCCTGCTGCAGGTTGGTCATGAAGTAGAGGGCGAAGAGCAGGCAGAGCAGGAAGAACAGGCCCGGGGCCCGCTCGTTGGCGCTGCGCAGGTACACGGCGAACCCGATCACCAGGTACACCATGGCCAGCATCACGTTCACCGAGTAGTCGTTCAGGTCGACGCGGGTCGACTCGAGGCTCACGATCTCGATGGCCGTCTGCGAGCCCCGGCGCACGAAGTACTCGACGCGATCGCCGGGGCGGTGGCGCCTCAGCTCGGCCGACGCCGCTTCGGGCGAGGTGAAGAAGTTGGCGTTGATGCCCTCGATGATGTCGCCCCGCTGCAGGGGGGTGCCTTCGGAGAGGATGTCGATGACCTCGACGACGGGCTTGCCGAGGGACCACACCGTGCCGTCGCTGGGCCGGGTGCGGGTGGCGTCCCAGCCGCTGAAGAGCACGGCAAGCACCGTGAGCACCCCAACGGTCAGATGGGTGCCACGGGACACGAGCAGCCGGTAGATCTCCCCCAGGGGATGGGTCTGCTGCCTTTGGGGCGGCATGGCGCTCCGTGAATTCCGGGACCGGCCGGGCTGCGGGCCCTACGGTCGATTCCTGTCGCGGGATCCGGCTGGGACCACGGCGGCCCGAAAAAGTTCCCGCGCTGACGACAAATAATATACCGTGGAAGCGGTGTCGGGGCACCCGCGGCGTGCCTCGCCTACCCCCTTCGGACCGATCGTATTCGATCCTCGTTACGTTTCCACCTGTATCTCACATGACGGCCCGCGCGGCCGGGGGGTTGCATGGCATGAAGATCCGGCGTGCGGAAGACGGATTCGGGCCGCTGGGCTGGGATCAGGACGCCCTGCCGCGGCCGCTGCGGGAAGGCCAGGGCCGGACCGGGGTCGCGCTCGAGGTCCTGGCGCAGGGACGCGACCTGGTGGTGCGGGTGACGGGGGGCGCGGCCCACGTGGGGGCGGTGGCCGTCTGCGCGGGCCGCAGCATGGCCGACCATGCCGGTCCGGCGGGGCAGGTGCTCGTGGTGCCGGGGCATCGGGAGGGGACGCTGGCGGCCGAGACGGCCGAGGCCGTGGCCCGGGCCACCGGCTGCACCTGCGCCGCCGTGGTGGGCATCCATCAGGACGACGCGACGCCCGCGGAGATCCACGCCATCGTGGCCAACGTGCGCGCGGCGGTGGCGCGGCTCACCGAGGCCCTGCGCGGCGGCCGGGAGGAGAAGCGATGAGCGGCGACGACATCCTGCGGCGGCATCTGCGGGAGTGGGCCGACGAGGCGGGGGACATGGCCCGCGGCCACTTCCGGCGCACGGGTCCCCTGGCCTTCAAGACCGGACGCGAAGCGGTGACGGCGGCCGACCGCGCCATCGAGACGATGCTGCGCGAACGCATCGCGGGGGCCTATCCGGACGACCTGGTGGTGGGCGAGGAGTACGGCGGGCCGGCGCCGGGCACCGACCTTGCCGGCCGGCGCGTGTGGCACCTCGACCCCATCGACGGGACCCTGAACTTCGCCCTCGGCCTGCCCGACTTCTGCACCAGCCTGGCGGCGATCCGCGACGATCGGGTCGAGGCCGCCTGCGTGCAGCAGCCCCTGGTCGGCGACACCTTCCTGGCCCTGCGCGGCGGGGGCGCGACCCTCAACGGCGTGGCGCTGCGCGTGAGCGACCGGGCGCCGCTGGCCGAGGCGGTGATCAGCGCCCAGTTCAAGAAGGACGGAGTCATCGTCTCGCGGCCCGAGCTGCTGCAGGCGGTGTTCCGGCGGCCGCTGAAGGTGCGCAAGGCGGGGGCCATCGCCCTGGAGATGGCGTGGGTGGCGGCGGGGTTCCTCGATGCGATGGTCGCCGGCTTCCGCGACACGATCCAGACCTGGGACGTGGGGGCGGGGCTGCTGCTGGTCAGCGAGGCGGGCGGGGAGTTGACCGACTTCCGCGGCGCGCCCTACCGGCCCGGCGGCCCGCGCCTGGTGGCGTCGAACGGGTTGATCCACGCGGAGGTGCTCGACCTGCTGGCGTCGGCCGGCGAGTCGTGAGACCGGCGGCCTACAGGTAGGGCAGGGCCAGGTTGCCGTAGCCCTGGACGCCGTAGCTGAGCCAAACCGGATGCTCCTCGCCGAACTCGGCGCGGCAGTCGCGGGCGGCGCGCCAGGTCGCGGCGCCGACACCCCAGCCGGCGCCCAGCGCCTGGTAGAAGTAGCCGGCGAAGATGCGGGCCGGGCGGCTGAACAGGGGCACGGCCGGGCCGACGAAGGTCGAGGCCCCGGCGCGGGTGAAACGCCGGCCCAGTTCGGGCAGGGCGCAGAAGCTGTTGGAGAAGATCAGGGGCGGCAGCAGGCCGCTGCGGCCGAGGTGCTCGGGGTCGACCGGTCCGTCGTCGAGCAGCCAGTTGCGCGCGCTCTTGGCCGCGGAGCCGGGCCGCGGCGCGCGGTCGCCCGCGTCGCCGGCGCCGGCGGCGCGCACGTTGGCATCGACCTCGACCGGCGGGCCGTTCAGTTCGTAGCGCTGCACCACGTCATCGAGCAGGCTCGTCACCGGGTCGACGCCCAGCACCTCGCCTTCCAGGCCGAAGCGGTCCTCGATCTCGTGGTCCTCGGGGGCGGTGGCGTCGTCGATGAGCTGGTTGATCCAGTACTCGCCCTTGGCGTCGTCGGGCGTCGCGGGCAGGCTCGTGGGGCCGGCGAAGTGCAGGGCCTGGTACATGATGCCGCGGTCGCAGAGCTCGCTCGGGGTGATGGGCTCGGGCTCGACCTCCATGCGGGCCAGGATCTCGCCGTGGCAGCCGATCTCCAGGGCGCCCTGGATGGCCTCGGCCTCGCGGTAGATGAGGCGGCGCAGGCGGCGGTCCGAGTGCCCGGGCACGAAGAGCATGCGCGGGTCGGCGGCGTCGGTCGGCCGCAGCTGGGGCATGATGCCGGGCAGGTGGGCGGTGCCGTCGTCGGCGACCATGAACCGGGCGCGCAGGGCGCGCTGCATCCAGGGCCGGCGCGTCGCCTCGTCCGGCAGCTCGGAGCCGTGGGCCGCGGCGCAGATGGGATGCTTGGCCAGCAGGAATCCGACGCCGTTGTGCAGCCAGTGCCAGGGCAGGTCGACCACGTCCGGGTCGGCGACGATGTGGTAGCCGCGCAGGCTGTCGTGGGCGGCTTCGCCGAGGGTCGGCCCCGTGGGCGCGCCGCCGGGATTGTCGGGGGAGAAGGCCTCGGGATCGACCGCCTGGATGGCCTGGAAGAGGAGCTGCCCCACGCCCGCGAAGACGTCCAGCATGGTGACGGCGTCCAGGCCGTCCCGGGTCTGGATCTCCGGGATGCGGGCCATGCGGGCCACGGCCTCGCTGACGAGGGCGTCCATCTCCTGGTGGGTTCCCGGCTCGGGGAGGATGATATCGATCCAGCGCATGGGGGCCTCCGGTTCCCGGCCGGTGGCCGGGGTTGGGTCGCTTGGGGGTTAAGGCCATGATCGGCATGGTCTTACCGAACCTTTAACGGTCCGGCCCGCAAACGAGCGATTTTTGTCCAACCGGAGACTGCACGGATCGTGCCGGGACGGGGGGCGAGGCCGGGGCCGTCGAGGGCGGCGAGCGGCGGGCAACAAAAAAACCTCCTGCCGGGAATCGTCCGGGCAAGAGGTCATGCGTCCTGCGGAAGCCATGGTGCCCAGGGGGAGACTCGAACTCCCACGAGGTTACCCCCACTACGACCTGAACGTAGCGCGTCTACCAATTCCGCCACCTGGGCACGGCTTCGCATTGGGCGTCGCCGGAAAGCGGGTTTCCGGCGACGGGCGACCAATCTAGTCGCTGGTCAGGGGGTTGTCAACCTGCGGGCCCAAAAATCCGGCGGGGGCGAACCGCCGTCAAACCAGCCATTTGCAGGCCGCGACGGGGAGGGTATATTCTGGCCCCGGGGATTCGCCGGAGAAAGTGACCATGGCGGGCAAGAGCGACACCAGCGGGATCAAGATCATCGCCCAGAACAAGCGGGCCTTCCACGAGTACGAGATCCTCGACCGGTGGGAGGCCGGCCTCGTGCTGCTGGGCACCGAGGTGAAGGCCCTGCGCAACGGGCGGGTGAACCTCGGCGACAGCTACGGGGAGATCCGCGAGGGCGAGGCGTGGGTCGTGAAGATGCACATCGGGCCCTACGAAATGGGGAACCGGGAGAACCACGAGCCGTTCCGCAGGCGCAAGCTGCTGCTGAACCGGCGCGAGATCCGCAAGATCCTGCCCAAGGTCGAGGAACGCGGCCTGACCCTCGTGCCCATGAAGCTGTATTTCAAGAAGGGGCGCGTGAAGCTCGAGCTCGGCCTCGGGCGCGGCAAGAAGCTGCACGACAAGCGCGACACGAAGGCCAAGAAGGACGTCGAACGCCGCATCGCCAAGGAAATCGGCCGCCGCACCTGAGCGGCGACACGAGAGGCACGCCAACATGCTCAGAACCCGCCACACGCTCCTGCTGGGACTGCTCCTGGTGGGGGTCCTCGTGCCGCCGGCCGTCCGGGGCCAGGCCGCCGCGGACACCTATCGCGATCCGCTCGCGTACACGCGCGTCGCTGCGGCTGCCGAGGCCGTGCCCTGGACGATCCGCAACCAGGCCACGGGCGAGACGCGCCAGGCCATGGGCCGCTATCTGCTGCTGGACAGCCGGGAATTCTACGTGCGTTCGGCGACCCTGGCCACGGTGCTGCAGGCGTCGCGCTACTGGGACGGCCGGCTGCGGCGTCTCGACCTGAAGATCGGCGGGCAGAGCTTCGGCCTGACGGCCGACACGCGGGTGGTGCGTCTGGCCGACGGCGAACTGCTCATGCCGGTGCCGGTGCTCGACCACGAGGGCGACCTGTGGCTGCCCATGACCTTCGTCACCGCGGTGGTGGGCCCGCGAGCGGGAGAGCGGATCAGCTGGGACGACGAGGGCCGCAAGCTGACCGTCGGCACCGCCGAGTACAACGTGACCCGTTTGCGGGCCGAGGTGCTGGGGCGCTCGACGGCCGTGCACGTGGAGTGCGCGGCGCCGCTGGGCTACCGGGCGACGAGCCCCCGCTCGGGCGTGATCGAGCTGAAGATCTACGGGGCCGAGGTGAACGCGGGCCGACTCTCCCTCGGCGGACGCGGCCTGCTCCGCTCGGCGCGCACGCGCCAGCTCGACGACCACGCCGTGATCACCTTCGAGGTCGACCAGCTCGTCGGCCGCTACCGCACCTACGCCGCCGACGAGGGGCGCGACATCGTGCTGGTGCTCGAGGAGGAGCAGGTGTCGGCGATTCCCGACCCGGTG from bacterium includes the following:
- a CDS encoding SpoIIE family protein phosphatase, which codes for MPPQRQQTHPLGEIYRLLVSRGTHLTVGVLTVLAVLFSGWDATRTRPSDGTVWSLGKPVVEVIDILSEGTPLQRGDIIEGINANFFTSPEAASAELRRHRPGDRVEYFVRRGSQTAIEIVSLESTRVDLNDYSVNVMLAMVYLVIGFAVYLRSANERAPGLFFLLCLLFALYFMTNLQQASYFLGAIITQNIGALARFMLPAVFLHFFLVFPRKKFTLTQHPFLAPLLYIMPLMFYVRFSLDQFIGAEGAKIHAASWIVLGIYYVLGLSALLHGYFSYRDPLMRQRVRILTFGTLAAVVPFLVFKIGMEELNFQTGLTRLGAVPLAAIPISFGYCVARYQVLQIDLLLKRNLAYGLLTGTIWAIYLGGTWWLGGKVLGLVEATSGLFAAGATLGVAALLWPVRVRLQRGLDFRFYHSRDNMAALIEEFSKEIPRLIQRETLLTRVGQRLVTVLDLPGMAVYAADGDAQFPSFDLSGCISGRLPQPSLDEGREESRRRRRPDYPERLVLQAVAQVLERQGEPLWADAGEFESLDDRLAITREQAELKARVKEQHFLVEHGIQLLVPMVAQGRLVGIMALPHRGGDGEYQVHELQLLSIVAGQVALQVENSRLYEEEVAKQKLEEEMAMARRIQSRLLPSRLPSYAGVEIEAVNISSKQVSGDYYDMFERTDGKLALVIADVSGKGMPASLLASNIQAALRGQCYNCDSPGVVLERINQQIHASTDPEHFATLFLAVFDPVTRHLEYSSGGHNAPVLLRADGTVELLDKGGLPLGAFDFGTYEEGHVDLAPGDLLFLYTDGLTETKDPDGDDEFGEDRLSEVLRENRDDVVQDIFARIDTELRAYSGRSAGQVADDDITMIGLKIVAAAAVDEVAVAEGARP
- a CDS encoding N-acetylmuramoyl-L-alanine amidase; this encodes MLRTRHTLLLGLLLVGVLVPPAVRGQAAADTYRDPLAYTRVAAAAEAVPWTIRNQATGETRQAMGRYLLLDSREFYVRSATLATVLQASRYWDGRLRRLDLKIGGQSFGLTADTRVVRLADGELLMPVPVLDHEGDLWLPMTFVTAVVGPRAGERISWDDEGRKLTVGTAEYNVTRLRAEVLGRSTAVHVECAAPLGYRATSPRSGVIELKIYGAEVNAGRLSLGGRGLLRSARTRQLDDHAVITFEVDQLVGRYRTYAADEGRDIVLVLEEEQVSAIPDPVPLGRADLNIEQGVVDVTNEIRLQTVVIDPGHGGHDVGAVGTRGIMEKDVNLGVARELKRYLRDESDLRVVLTRERDEYLELADRAEIANTNDGDIFISLHCNSWFNDGAHGLETYFLSPAQSDWAKSVEAAENATPGAGAPAGDVDFIVWELVQNRFISSSSQLAEIIQADMTAALGLPNRGVRQAGFRVLVGAYMPAVLIELGFLSHKSEEEKLGDRTYQRQLAAALGEAILTYRKQLSAPPGDASGDATGGEAYEDNEPVGGERRD
- the smpB gene encoding SsrA-binding protein SmpB, which produces MAGKSDTSGIKIIAQNKRAFHEYEILDRWEAGLVLLGTEVKALRNGRVNLGDSYGEIREGEAWVVKMHIGPYEMGNRENHEPFRRRKLLLNRREIRKILPKVEERGLTLVPMKLYFKKGRVKLELGLGRGKKLHDKRDTKAKKDVERRIAKEIGRRT
- a CDS encoding inositol monophosphatase; this translates as MSGDDILRRHLREWADEAGDMARGHFRRTGPLAFKTGREAVTAADRAIETMLRERIAGAYPDDLVVGEEYGGPAPGTDLAGRRVWHLDPIDGTLNFALGLPDFCTSLAAIRDDRVEAACVQQPLVGDTFLALRGGGATLNGVALRVSDRAPLAEAVISAQFKKDGVIVSRPELLQAVFRRPLKVRKAGAIALEMAWVAAGFLDAMVAGFRDTIQTWDVGAGLLLVSEAGGELTDFRGAPYRPGGPRLVASNGLIHAEVLDLLASAGES